Proteins encoded together in one Acetomicrobium thermoterrenum DSM 13490 window:
- a CDS encoding TOBE domain-containing protein, with amino-acid sequence MKISARNVLKGKIVKVIHGAVNSEITLELPGGQQIVSIITKASAESLGLKEGVDAYAVIKASEVMVATD; translated from the coding sequence ATGAAGATAAGCGCAAGAAATGTATTAAAGGGTAAGATAGTCAAAGTAATCCATGGAGCCGTCAATTCGGAAATTACTTTGGAGTTGCCGGGAGGTCAGCAAATAGTATCGATCATCACTAAAGCTTCGGCCGAGAGCTTGGGCCTCAAGGAAGGCGTAGATGCCTATGCTGTGATCAAGGCATCGGAAGTAATGGTAGCTACGGACTGA
- a CDS encoding AAA family ATPase, which yields MRLLELKVRNILGLREASIKFDPGAVAIVGPNGAGKSSILDSLVLALFGSPTPVRVVNNLNVIRMGSSEGRVICTFVKNGEVYRITRKFKGPKGQQEALLEKGGDDGGKWDVIASNVKEVNGCIAKVLSPFADSMGDANLSKLRDAFISTVFVPQGMVTKFVDVSPGERWQILTASLGLESESKLQEKVRRIVQIATAEIENVKGSLQKVEDFLNKLPTEEEIRRDLKSVGRNLKSVQDRLVAFKKSIDTKNKLVELEEQIKRLSSEHEEASALYKNIYDEYRLYEANQALKGLISVSKHYRELNEKINSLESNIQYINKKIEPKIMEVNKLRVAYKNIYLKMQNINKYAQHKDEALKLLDLAEGIKFCKAEIELIEADIAKNNKSLDELSKRRRRLYRQKLERSLCDVIQEHKNIAHTMVRTLEAIRSRLIDWVKQLAPDGAVDFERFKGVGAIEVARSLVFSDLGEALSEWGKAKNRTLTLLQEGRRLREEIRSLGFEAPRSELSVREIDALLGELEDNIRKQELKKHQLMGSLEKNLKDMKKMCQVAKNLEEVLGGLLPEDVVKAAKERERFLKELEEIRNKGDSLNSEIEELKEKKRKLEGELAQAEWQRENAKNALRDAAENFRELCRKHGLTQKDKTKLMYRDGMTHCSKEEVEDARRRLDLSRDLLSRAKVEFRDFKLKFETTLPPLETLTNRKQELEEEEERLKSVLNELQYNLRQKEGLEKEKGQMKEKYNVISQAFDVAIKLQKYTDGRNFVRFLSDTILGELLSAVNKNLSFKGFSLVAERGNLYVTSGGYRRDAASLSGGERAMVSLMMLRHLANRVGFKQILFIDEGLAMLDDGNLEMMMELFDNLGKEAFVGVITHDMDFASLFPRRIEVEKGVVSMIKR from the coding sequence TTGAGACTTTTGGAGTTGAAAGTAAGAAACATCCTGGGATTGAGGGAAGCCAGCATCAAGTTCGACCCTGGAGCGGTTGCAATAGTCGGGCCAAATGGAGCGGGCAAAAGTTCAATATTGGATTCCCTTGTTTTGGCTTTATTTGGTTCTCCTACTCCGGTTAGAGTGGTAAACAACCTTAATGTCATCAGGATGGGCTCCTCTGAAGGTCGTGTTATCTGTACTTTCGTTAAAAATGGTGAAGTTTACAGGATAACGAGGAAGTTTAAAGGCCCAAAGGGACAACAAGAGGCGCTGCTGGAAAAAGGTGGCGATGACGGTGGAAAGTGGGATGTTATAGCATCTAACGTTAAAGAAGTTAATGGATGTATTGCAAAAGTCCTATCGCCCTTTGCTGATAGCATGGGTGATGCCAATTTAAGTAAATTGCGCGATGCCTTTATATCCACCGTATTTGTGCCTCAAGGGATGGTTACAAAATTCGTGGATGTATCGCCAGGCGAGAGGTGGCAGATTTTAACTGCCTCTTTGGGATTGGAGAGCGAAAGCAAGCTACAAGAAAAGGTTAGAAGAATCGTTCAGATTGCTACGGCCGAAATTGAAAATGTAAAAGGGTCCCTTCAAAAGGTAGAAGATTTTTTAAATAAGCTGCCAACCGAGGAAGAGATACGTCGCGATTTAAAGAGCGTGGGTCGAAATCTGAAAAGTGTGCAAGACAGGTTGGTTGCCTTTAAAAAGTCTATCGATACAAAAAATAAATTAGTTGAGCTTGAAGAGCAAATAAAACGCCTTTCATCCGAACATGAAGAGGCATCTGCTTTGTATAAAAATATTTACGATGAATACAGACTTTATGAGGCTAATCAAGCTTTAAAAGGCTTGATTTCAGTGTCAAAGCACTATAGAGAGTTAAATGAAAAAATTAATTCTTTGGAGTCTAATATTCAATACATCAATAAAAAAATTGAGCCTAAAATCATGGAAGTAAACAAACTAAGAGTTGCCTATAAAAATATTTATTTAAAGATGCAAAATATCAATAAGTATGCACAACATAAAGATGAAGCGTTAAAATTATTGGATTTGGCCGAAGGTATAAAATTTTGCAAGGCAGAAATTGAGCTTATCGAAGCGGATATCGCAAAGAACAATAAAAGCCTGGACGAACTTTCGAAAAGAAGGCGAAGATTATATAGACAAAAGCTTGAGAGAAGCCTGTGCGACGTTATTCAAGAACATAAAAATATAGCCCATACTATGGTGCGTACTCTCGAGGCGATTAGAAGCCGGTTAATAGATTGGGTAAAGCAGCTAGCGCCGGATGGAGCTGTAGATTTCGAGCGCTTTAAGGGTGTTGGAGCTATCGAGGTTGCCAGGTCGCTGGTTTTTTCCGATCTGGGAGAGGCTTTGTCTGAGTGGGGAAAGGCCAAGAATCGAACTTTGACTCTTTTACAAGAGGGCAGGAGGTTGAGGGAAGAGATCAGGTCTCTCGGTTTCGAGGCGCCTCGATCTGAATTGTCCGTTAGAGAAATAGATGCCCTTCTTGGTGAATTGGAAGACAATATTAGAAAGCAAGAGTTAAAAAAACACCAGCTCATGGGATCCCTGGAGAAAAATTTGAAGGACATGAAGAAAATGTGCCAAGTTGCAAAAAACCTCGAGGAAGTTCTTGGCGGACTTTTGCCGGAAGATGTAGTAAAAGCTGCAAAAGAGAGGGAAAGGTTTTTAAAGGAGTTGGAAGAAATCCGCAACAAAGGCGATTCTCTCAACTCGGAGATCGAGGAATTAAAAGAGAAAAAAAGAAAATTAGAAGGAGAATTGGCACAAGCAGAATGGCAACGGGAGAATGCGAAAAATGCACTGCGGGATGCTGCTGAGAACTTCAGAGAGTTATGCCGTAAACACGGATTGACTCAAAAAGACAAAACTAAGTTAATGTACCGCGACGGTATGACTCATTGTAGTAAAGAAGAAGTGGAAGACGCTAGACGCCGCCTAGATTTATCGCGCGATCTCCTGTCCCGTGCTAAAGTTGAATTTCGAGACTTTAAGCTTAAATTCGAAACGACCCTTCCGCCGTTGGAAACGTTAACAAATCGTAAGCAGGAGCTGGAAGAAGAGGAAGAAAGGCTGAAGAGCGTTTTGAACGAACTGCAATACAATCTCAGACAGAAAGAAGGACTCGAAAAAGAAAAAGGGCAGATGAAAGAAAAATACAATGTAATAAGCCAAGCTTTCGATGTTGCAATCAAACTGCAAAAATATACAGATGGCAGAAATTTTGTGCGTTTTTTGAGCGACACCATACTTGGGGAATTACTCAGCGCTGTGAACAAAAACCTTTCTTTTAAAGGATTTTCTTTAGTCGCAGAAAGGGGGAACCTTTACGTAACAAGCGGAGGCTACAGGCGCGATGCCGCCAGTTTGTCCGGCGGGGAAAGGGCCATGGTCTCATTGATGATGTTGAGACATCTTGCGAACAGGGTAGGTTTCAAACAAATCTTATTCATAGACGAAGGCCTTGCTATGTTAGATGATGGGAATCTAGAGATGATGATGGAACTCTTCGACAATTTAGGTAAAGAAGCCTTTGTCGGTGTAATAACTCACGATATGGATTTTGCTTCCCTCTTTCCAAGGCGCATTGAGGTGGAAAAAGGGGTTGTTTCTATGATAAAGCGCTAA
- the dhaK gene encoding dihydroxyacetone kinase subunit DhaK, with product MKKLINEVEKVVEESLQGLAKAHADLVKLHPSVRAVLRVDSPKEKVAVISGGGSGHEPMHTGFVGFGMLDAACPGEIFTSPTPDQMYEAAKAVDGGKGVLYIVKNYSGDIMNFQMAADMLAGEGIPVEQVIINDDVAVEDSLYTAGRRGVGGTVLAEKIVGAKAEEGASLEEVKKLCERVNANVRSMGMALTSCTVPAAGKPTFELGPDEMEIGIGIHGEPGRQRMKVKTAREIVEMLATAVVEDLPFKAGDEVLAFVNGMGGTPLSELYIVYNDLSDFLEKKGIKIVRNLVGNYITSLEMQGCSITLLRLDEEMKRLWDAPVCTPGLRWGM from the coding sequence ATGAAAAAATTAATTAATGAAGTTGAAAAAGTTGTAGAGGAATCTCTTCAAGGCCTGGCGAAAGCTCATGCAGATTTGGTCAAGCTGCATCCTTCCGTCAGGGCGGTTTTGAGGGTTGACTCTCCCAAAGAAAAAGTGGCTGTCATATCTGGCGGCGGCAGCGGACACGAGCCAATGCACACAGGATTTGTAGGATTTGGCATGCTCGACGCGGCCTGTCCGGGAGAGATCTTTACTTCTCCGACCCCCGATCAGATGTATGAGGCTGCCAAAGCAGTAGATGGAGGAAAGGGTGTGCTGTATATCGTCAAAAATTACAGTGGAGATATAATGAATTTTCAAATGGCTGCCGACATGCTTGCCGGTGAGGGAATACCGGTAGAGCAGGTAATCATTAACGATGATGTGGCCGTAGAGGATTCTTTGTATACTGCTGGCAGACGTGGCGTGGGCGGAACGGTTCTGGCCGAGAAGATTGTTGGCGCAAAAGCAGAGGAAGGTGCTTCTCTGGAAGAAGTGAAAAAGTTGTGCGAAAGGGTCAATGCCAACGTGCGTTCCATGGGAATGGCTTTGACATCATGTACAGTTCCTGCTGCGGGCAAGCCAACATTTGAACTTGGTCCGGACGAGATGGAAATAGGTATTGGCATTCATGGCGAGCCTGGCAGACAGCGCATGAAAGTAAAGACTGCCAGAGAAATAGTGGAAATGCTTGCTACTGCAGTAGTTGAGGATTTGCCCTTCAAAGCCGGAGACGAAGTTTTAGCCTTTGTAAATGGCATGGGCGGTACTCCTCTTTCGGAGCTTTATATAGTCTATAACGATTTAAGTGATTTTCTTGAAAAGAAGGGCATCAAAATAGTGAGAAATTTGGTGGGAAATTATATAACAAGCCTTGAAATGCAAGGGTGCTCAATAACCCTATTACGTCTTGACGAGGAAATGAAAAGACTGTGGGACGCTCCCGTTTGTACGCCAGGGCTCAGATGGGGGATGTAA
- the tyrS gene encoding tyrosine--tRNA ligase, with amino-acid sequence MPENVLKILQERGFVEWCSDPDELSQVFQSRVTSGYIGFDPTADSLHVGHLVPIMGLAWLQRAGHQPIAVAGGGTGLIGDPSGKTKERQLLTLEQVERNLSEIKKQIEHFLDFDCGASSAKIVNNYSWLSKLGLIEFLRDVGKYFTVNFMLARDYVRSRIEDPEKSITYTEFSYILLQAYDFYHLYQQENCALQMGGNDQQVNIIAGIDLIRKKLGAKAYGLTYPLLLTASGQKFGKTEEGTVWLSPVRTTPYKFYQFWINADDRDVEKFLKLFTFLPIDDIKEVMSNHARHPERREAQKILAGEITRVVHGDNAAKRVKKVSEILFGEAYTLEDLTLELLEEIRQEVPSGNAKEIPSSLLDVLVHVGACASKSEARRLIRSGGVSLNGERVDEENYEVDSDNFLYGKYMLLKLGKKRYHLVERG; translated from the coding sequence ATGCCGGAGAATGTTTTAAAGATACTTCAAGAACGAGGATTTGTAGAGTGGTGTAGTGATCCTGATGAGTTGTCCCAAGTTTTTCAATCCAGAGTTACCTCAGGATATATAGGTTTCGATCCAACAGCTGACAGCCTTCACGTTGGGCATCTTGTCCCCATTATGGGGTTGGCTTGGTTGCAACGTGCCGGACATCAGCCAATTGCTGTAGCCGGAGGAGGCACAGGGCTAATTGGAGACCCTTCAGGCAAAACTAAGGAAAGACAGCTTCTAACATTGGAGCAGGTAGAACGCAATTTGTCTGAAATAAAGAAACAGATAGAGCATTTTTTGGATTTCGATTGTGGTGCTTCCTCTGCTAAAATAGTAAATAATTATTCTTGGCTCTCTAAATTGGGGCTTATTGAGTTTTTGAGGGATGTTGGAAAATATTTTACCGTAAATTTCATGTTAGCTCGCGATTATGTAAGGAGTCGGATAGAAGATCCTGAAAAGTCCATTACATATACGGAGTTTTCTTACATACTTCTTCAGGCCTATGATTTTTATCACTTATATCAGCAGGAGAACTGCGCCCTGCAAATGGGAGGAAATGACCAACAAGTTAACATAATAGCAGGCATAGACCTAATCCGTAAGAAATTGGGAGCAAAGGCGTATGGCCTGACCTACCCATTGCTTTTGACGGCATCGGGACAAAAGTTTGGCAAGACTGAAGAGGGAACGGTTTGGTTGTCGCCTGTGCGCACAACGCCATATAAATTTTATCAATTTTGGATAAACGCCGATGACAGAGATGTGGAGAAGTTTCTGAAGCTCTTTACCTTCCTTCCCATCGATGATATCAAGGAAGTCATGTCAAATCACGCCAGGCATCCGGAGCGTCGGGAGGCGCAGAAGATCTTGGCTGGCGAAATTACAAGGGTAGTTCATGGCGATAATGCTGCGAAGAGAGTAAAAAAAGTTAGCGAGATTCTATTTGGAGAGGCCTATACTCTCGAAGATCTTACGCTTGAGTTGCTTGAAGAAATACGCCAGGAAGTGCCAAGCGGCAATGCAAAGGAGATACCTTCAAGCTTGCTGGATGTCTTAGTCCACGTCGGAGCCTGTGCCAGTAAAAGCGAGGCTCGTCGACTGATTCGCAGTGGCGGCGTGTCGCTGAATGGCGAGAGAGTGGATGAGGAAAATTACGAAGTTGACAGCGACAACTTCTTGTATGGGAAATACATGTTGTTAAAACTTGGGAAGAAGAGATATCATTTGGTTGAGCGGGGATAA
- a CDS encoding sensor histidine kinase, whose amino-acid sequence MKKHLLLILTLLILIPSVAILVVTGWGVVEHEKAMKNIAESYVLDLAQSVAIQVDRPRFMRRNLMISRSLESFALDISLPGWVALVDENGNLLAASSRAQDVLPQLWQGGIPVGRAILVRGPFGDNYTIAAIPTSQGWYVIAAVAWSQLLGPMVRFSHLWPVAVGLLAIAGVCAAWAFWRWLIMPLLSLESEVSSLKWGKDLPKKDDPVAVKEIRRLRKVLYQLAQTAREREELTQRYVSDMVRVQEEERTKLAREIHDGPLQDVTALLQRILLLKRENWSDKAKKYIEIAEESATEAVKELRGLCDSLSPPWLDLGLSQALTELTDRLARVYGVKIHLETSELPEVDKDTILAFFRITQEAINNAVKHGHADNVWIKLFYEGKSLILSIEDDGCGFDFEGDTEVLRVKGHRGIANMIERMHLVGGSIDITTSRGKGTAVVCRVSLPFVGEEASGDAFDV is encoded by the coding sequence ATGAAAAAGCACCTGCTCTTGATCCTCACTTTGTTGATATTAATTCCCTCCGTCGCCATCTTAGTCGTAACCGGTTGGGGTGTCGTTGAGCATGAAAAGGCAATGAAAAACATTGCCGAGTCATATGTTTTGGATTTAGCGCAATCGGTCGCTATCCAGGTGGACAGACCCCGCTTCATGCGCCGTAATTTAATGATATCGCGATCTCTTGAATCCTTTGCGTTGGACATATCTTTGCCAGGTTGGGTAGCCTTAGTGGATGAAAACGGCAATTTATTGGCGGCATCTTCCCGGGCGCAGGATGTGCTTCCTCAGCTGTGGCAGGGGGGGATACCAGTTGGCAGGGCAATACTTGTCAGGGGACCTTTTGGAGATAATTACACTATAGCAGCCATCCCCACTTCTCAGGGGTGGTATGTGATTGCAGCTGTGGCATGGTCTCAGCTTTTAGGGCCGATGGTTCGCTTTTCTCACCTGTGGCCGGTAGCCGTGGGATTGCTAGCTATTGCTGGGGTGTGTGCGGCATGGGCTTTCTGGAGATGGTTGATAATGCCTTTGCTTTCCCTCGAATCCGAGGTTAGTTCCTTGAAATGGGGGAAGGACCTTCCAAAAAAAGACGATCCGGTTGCAGTTAAGGAGATTCGAAGGCTCAGGAAAGTGTTGTATCAGCTGGCCCAGACGGCAAGGGAAAGGGAGGAGCTTACTCAAAGATATGTTTCTGACATGGTAAGGGTTCAAGAGGAGGAAAGGACCAAGCTTGCTAGGGAAATACATGACGGTCCACTCCAGGATGTCACAGCCTTATTACAGAGGATATTGCTTTTGAAGCGTGAAAATTGGAGTGATAAGGCTAAAAAATACATAGAAATAGCCGAGGAGAGTGCGACAGAAGCAGTTAAGGAATTGAGGGGATTATGCGATAGTCTCTCGCCTCCGTGGTTGGACTTGGGGCTGTCGCAGGCATTGACGGAGCTTACTGATCGACTAGCGCGAGTTTACGGAGTTAAGATACATTTAGAGACTTCTGAGCTTCCGGAAGTGGATAAAGATACAATTCTTGCTTTCTTCAGGATAACTCAAGAGGCAATCAACAATGCAGTCAAACACGGTCATGCAGATAACGTCTGGATAAAGCTCTTTTATGAGGGCAAATCCTTAATTCTTAGTATTGAAGACGACGGATGCGGTTTTGATTTTGAAGGGGATACAGAAGTCTTAAGGGTGAAAGGGCACAGAGGGATAGCGAATATGATAGAGAGAATGCACCTGGTTGGAGGCAGTATAGATATCACCACCTCGCGCGGCAAGGGCACGGCGGTAGTTTGTAGGGTCTCACTTCCCTTTGTTGGCGAAGAAGCCTCCGGTGACGCTTTTGACGTCTGA
- a CDS encoding DUF2179 domain-containing protein — MTTILGLFFIFFARIADVSIGTMRILLLVRGMRLKAAMIGFCEVCIYMIALSIVLGGGQLSMIELVFYAGGFAAGNYIGSMLEEKMLSGYALVEVIAESSPLIAERVESLREAGYGTTVLQGEGKYGKRMILKIVCERKKINIVLNMVKGLGFIYISDVKSVTGGFFANKGK; from the coding sequence GTGACTACCATCTTGGGTCTATTTTTCATCTTTTTCGCACGGATAGCCGATGTCTCGATAGGAACTATGCGAATTCTGTTGTTAGTCCGCGGCATGAGATTAAAAGCGGCTATGATTGGTTTCTGCGAAGTGTGCATATATATGATTGCCCTGTCGATAGTTCTGGGAGGCGGACAATTGAGCATGATTGAGCTCGTCTTCTACGCCGGAGGTTTTGCCGCCGGTAACTATATAGGATCTATGTTGGAAGAGAAGATGCTCTCAGGATATGCACTGGTCGAAGTTATAGCTGAAAGCAGTCCCCTGATTGCCGAGAGGGTAGAAAGCCTAAGGGAAGCCGGATATGGAACAACAGTGCTTCAGGGGGAAGGAAAATACGGCAAAAGAATGATTCTTAAAATAGTCTGCGAGAGAAAAAAAATCAACATCGTCTTGAATATGGTCAAAGGGTTGGGTTTCATATACATATCAGACGTCAAAAGCGTCACCGGAGGCTTCTTCGCCAACAAAGGGAAGTGA
- a CDS encoding metallophosphoesterase family protein produces the protein MRILVCADWHAGARTWGVDRLEETISALSQMYEAARDFKVDALFVLGDIFHSFRYPGEEVVMPIANFFSSVLSLPWKPTVYLLKGNHDWNGIKIWELFQSDGRFVFVDEVTYANIGDFLIFLLPYLRKHDCPKEEELDEFLKSCWKGAPKANMRLCFAHMAVEDTVPNLSELTLSKDVLKDLEIDLTICGHIHRHGRVSEETLPIYYAGSPLRLDFSEEGHCTGLYIIDEKGNIEDIPINSKELITLRYDDEEEAFKSLSTSSQLIPRDAYLRVIVNRSSLPISQLLDKCRNLGGEQIVVVAVNEGMISEISSPQDPFDIIRLWKHYIESQEENESTLLILKKIGEKLLSGKDPSTMWNEIKSYFEAGERY, from the coding sequence TTGAGAATTTTGGTTTGTGCCGACTGGCATGCCGGCGCTCGCACTTGGGGCGTTGATAGGCTGGAAGAAACCATATCTGCCCTATCTCAGATGTATGAAGCAGCCCGGGATTTCAAAGTAGACGCCTTGTTTGTGCTTGGCGATATCTTTCACAGCTTCAGATATCCGGGAGAAGAAGTGGTAATGCCTATTGCTAATTTTTTCTCCAGCGTTTTGTCTCTTCCGTGGAAACCCACGGTTTATTTATTGAAGGGAAATCACGATTGGAACGGAATCAAAATATGGGAGCTCTTTCAAAGCGATGGGCGGTTTGTTTTTGTCGATGAGGTGACTTATGCGAATATAGGTGATTTCCTTATATTTTTATTGCCTTATTTACGAAAACATGATTGTCCCAAAGAGGAAGAATTGGATGAGTTCTTAAAGTCCTGTTGGAAAGGTGCTCCAAAAGCAAATATGCGTTTATGTTTTGCCCATATGGCCGTAGAAGATACTGTTCCAAACCTCTCCGAGTTAACCCTTTCAAAAGATGTCTTAAAAGACCTGGAAATAGATTTGACAATATGCGGACATATACATCGTCACGGAAGGGTTTCTGAAGAAACCCTTCCGATTTATTATGCGGGCTCTCCCTTGCGGTTGGACTTTTCTGAGGAAGGGCATTGTACGGGCCTTTACATCATTGACGAGAAAGGAAATATCGAAGATATTCCGATAAACAGCAAAGAACTAATCACTTTGCGCTACGACGACGAAGAAGAAGCCTTTAAATCCCTATCGACCTCATCGCAATTGATCCCGCGTGATGCTTATCTTAGGGTTATTGTTAATAGATCCTCTTTGCCTATATCGCAACTTCTGGATAAATGCAGAAACCTGGGAGGAGAGCAGATAGTCGTGGTCGCCGTAAATGAAGGCATGATTTCTGAAATCAGCTCGCCTCAAGACCCCTTCGATATAATTCGGTTATGGAAACATTACATCGAGAGCCAAGAAGAAAATGAATCGACTTTGTTGATTTTAAAAAAAATTGGAGAAAAACTTCTTTCGGGCAAAGATCCTTCGACGATGTGGAATGAGATCAAGTCCTATTTTGAAGCGGGTGAAAGGTATTGA
- a CDS encoding lysophospholipid acyltransferase family protein, which produces MSLTANAIKGVRFVVNPGIVANALSCMLYITARAIRVRKNVALMNLRIAYPDKDDRWRKEILKKLYFHLSLSIVEFLSLTKNPSLVAKWVTRVEGEEYLTDIAKKGRGLVLLAGHIGNWELLAAWLAHRGYPLVAGIRDPNDVHVSELLSSYRKKLGVDTIPKKKILLKGVKLLRQGKFIGVLADQDGGREGLKLSFMGKEASTVGGPAALSLIAGVPVVPITSYRVAPFKHEVLVLPPIEPYATMPRDDAIMKMTQRYNEILEGFIKLHPEQWLWFHRRWRA; this is translated from the coding sequence ATGAGTTTAACGGCTAATGCAATAAAGGGTGTCCGTTTTGTGGTAAATCCGGGCATAGTAGCAAATGCCCTAAGTTGTATGCTGTATATTACAGCACGAGCAATTAGGGTTCGGAAAAATGTTGCCTTGATGAATTTGAGAATTGCCTATCCGGACAAGGATGATCGTTGGAGGAAGGAGATTTTAAAAAAACTGTATTTTCATCTTTCCTTATCGATCGTAGAATTTCTCTCTTTGACTAAAAATCCTTCTTTAGTAGCAAAGTGGGTAACGAGGGTGGAGGGGGAAGAATATTTAACAGATATAGCAAAAAAGGGGAGGGGCCTCGTACTCCTTGCGGGCCACATTGGCAATTGGGAGCTTTTGGCAGCTTGGTTGGCTCATAGGGGGTATCCGCTGGTAGCGGGCATTAGGGATCCAAATGATGTCCATGTTTCCGAGTTGTTATCAAGTTACCGAAAGAAATTGGGTGTCGATACCATACCTAAAAAAAAGATCTTATTAAAGGGCGTTAAATTATTGAGGCAAGGCAAATTTATAGGCGTGTTAGCCGATCAGGACGGAGGAAGGGAGGGGTTAAAACTATCCTTTATGGGAAAAGAGGCGAGCACTGTTGGCGGTCCTGCTGCTTTGAGCTTGATTGCCGGAGTGCCTGTAGTACCCATAACCTCCTACAGGGTGGCTCCCTTCAAACATGAGGTATTGGTTTTGCCTCCTATAGAGCCATATGCAACAATGCCACGAGATGATGCTATCATGAAAATGACACAAAGATATAACGAGATACTAGAGGGCTTTATAAAATTACATCCTGAACAATGGTTATGGTTTCATAGGCGTTGGAGGGCGTGA
- a CDS encoding glycerol-3-phosphate responsive antiterminator translates to MSRLGDLRSLMQKHPMIPALRSYQDIDVILNVSHRCVFILESSIDSLKDVVDRLRTKGHFVFVHADLVEGLKTDPSGIKFLVRHISPDGIISTHKNVLEVARDLNILTILRVFLLDSQAFKKGKHLAYNLNPDFVEILPGISVISVDETFLKEIPFPLIAGGLIKTKEQANKILSRGVLAVSTSEKSLW, encoded by the coding sequence ATGTCAAGGCTTGGCGACTTGAGAAGTTTGATGCAAAAACATCCCATGATACCGGCGTTGAGGTCGTATCAGGATATCGATGTCATTTTAAACGTATCGCATAGATGTGTGTTTATCCTCGAATCTTCTATAGATTCGTTAAAGGATGTAGTTGATAGATTGAGGACCAAGGGGCATTTTGTATTTGTTCACGCCGATTTAGTGGAGGGATTGAAGACCGATCCGTCGGGCATTAAATTTTTAGTGCGTCATATAAGCCCCGATGGCATCATAAGCACACATAAAAATGTTCTGGAAGTTGCAAGGGATTTAAACATTTTAACCATACTGCGCGTATTTTTGCTCGATTCCCAGGCCTTTAAAAAAGGCAAGCATTTGGCTTACAATTTGAATCCCGACTTCGTCGAAATTCTTCCGGGTATTTCGGTTATTTCTGTGGACGAGACTTTTTTAAAGGAAATACCCTTTCCTTTAATTGCTGGCGGATTAATAAAGACGAAGGAGCAGGCCAATAAAATATTATCGAGGGGAGTTTTGGCGGTTTCGACGAGCGAAAAAAGTTTGTGGTAA
- a CDS encoding response regulator transcription factor, which translates to MVIKVVLADDHPLTREGFKSYLENRENIKLVGEASDGESALNVIKDQLPDVALIDIRMPGIDGVTLVRQIRQEELRVACLMLTSYDAQQYVLASLRAGAKGYILKTASPEELLRAIEIVASQGVYLDKEVAAAVEEPGFTPESLSPREREVLLLAGRGESSKEIASKLYISERTVQTHLASIYDKLGARNKTEALLLALKYGVVTLEELLE; encoded by the coding sequence GTGGTCATAAAAGTTGTATTGGCAGACGATCACCCGTTAACGAGAGAGGGTTTTAAATCTTATTTGGAGAACAGGGAGAACATAAAACTTGTAGGAGAAGCTTCCGATGGTGAAAGTGCCTTGAACGTGATAAAAGACCAACTTCCAGATGTTGCTCTCATAGATATACGAATGCCCGGGATCGACGGAGTTACTCTAGTCAGACAAATAAGACAGGAGGAGCTGAGGGTTGCCTGCTTAATGCTCACTTCCTACGATGCCCAGCAATACGTGCTGGCTTCCTTGAGGGCTGGTGCAAAAGGGTACATTTTAAAAACGGCGTCACCCGAAGAGCTTCTGAGAGCTATCGAGATCGTGGCATCTCAAGGGGTTTATCTGGATAAAGAGGTGGCTGCTGCCGTCGAAGAACCCGGTTTTACTCCGGAATCGCTTTCTCCCAGGGAGAGGGAAGTTTTGTTGCTGGCTGGCAGAGGTGAATCTAGTAAAGAAATAGCCTCAAAACTATATATAAGTGAACGGACAGTTCAGACCCACTTAGCGTCAATATATGACAAGCTTGGTGCGCGCAATAAAACCGAAGCTTTGTTGTTGGCTTTGAAATATGGCGTTGTTACCTTGGAGGAACTGTTGGAATAA